tccttctttatttctttctttccgtctttccttctttctttctttctgtcttttctttctttctttctttctttccttccttctttctttctttctttctttaattccttttttcttttctttctttccttccttctttctttctttctttctttccttctttctttctttcttttctttctttccttccttctgactttctttccttctttctttcttttctttctttctttctttctttctttctttaattccttctttcttctttctttccttccttctttctttctttctttctttctttctgtcttttctttctttctttctttccttccttctttctttcttttctttctttccttccttctgactttctttccttctttctttcttttctttctttctttctttctttaattccttctttcttttcgttctttccttccttctttctttctttctttctttctttctttaattccttctttcttttctttctttccttccttctttctttctgtcttttctttctttccttccttccttctttctttcttttctttctttccttccttctgactttctttccttctttctttcttttctttctttctttctttctttctttctttctttctttaattccttctttcttttctttctttccttccttctttctttctttctttctttctgtcttttctttctgtctttctttctttacttctttctttctttccttccgactttctttctgtctttctttccttctttctttctgtctttccttctctttctttctttctttctttctgtcttttctttctgtctttctttctttccttctttctttacttctttctttctttctttccgactttctttctgtctttctttccttctttctttctgtctttccttctttctttctgtctttccttctctttctttccttctttctttctttcttcccttCTTTCTTTCCTGGGGCAGAGGCAAGCTTCTATAAGTTTATATCTGATGATTGTGAGTTATttactgtgagatataaacactgAGAGTTAAAAATGTACAGTTTCTGAAGCAGTATATATGTTTCTGTTCACTGTAACAGCTGATGTCCTGATGGAAATTCCCAGTCCATGTTTAGTTCTGAGACAGATGGACTTTACCTTTGAGCTCCTCCTGATCAGCAGCGAGTGTCTCAGTTTCCTTCCCAGAGTCTGAAGATCAACAGAGACACAATCACAGGTGAAGAAGAACAAACGCGTCAAACTCACACAGAGTTCACAGATTCATGCTGTACCTGCTTCCCGTTCCTCTTCAGCGTCCCATCAGCGCCTCCATCAGACGCGTCTGGAATCTGCCGGAGTGATTGAGAGATATTAATAACGTGAGTGACGCTTGCTCATGTGTTCAGGACATTGATGTGTGTTTGATAATGTTATGTCTGTTATTtctgatttaaattaaaaataaatggttgattaaatatttttttcttgttaaatGATTTGTATGGAGGACTAGAACtccaaaaacaataaattaaatacgcagatatatattttatatcaaatttcCTTAATCATGTTCTATTTGCCCaccaattaatttaatttatcacatttaattatttatatatgtatttaaacaaGATCATGTGTAtttataaacacatttatttatttaattgcttttttaATTTATCGTTTTTGCAGGTCTCGTGCTCCATAGATTTGGGTCTCCATGtggtttaatattatttataatataaacattataatataaacattcataaaagtgtttaatattatttatatgctattatagtttttattaatattttatatatttgattttattttttcatttcagtttttaatttgcCATCTTTACCACCAGTTTTccaatttacattatttaaactattaaatcaattaatcaatcactTATTTATTAGTAGTTCTATTGTtagtatttcattttttattattactcaatttatttttatttattaatgtttagtttttttatgtgctttttcagtttttagttgcattttacttatttattaattagtttattcatccattattttattttattttatttttattttgtgtatatttttaatttgattgaagtcagggttattatcattaactaaaaccataGAATTTTTCATTACTtgacctaaaataaacattaacttaaataaaaaatgcactacGCCaggtaaaactaaataaacaaaaatgtaaagttaataaAACTAGAATACTACAActacaaatatttacattaataacattgcacataaataaataaaatactaacaGTTGAACTAcaattaaaagtaaaacaaaataaacaaataaaaaataattcaaaataatctaatatttatctaaaatataaataatactaaaataaaaaccatAGAACTTCTATAGTTCCAGAATGTAAATAGCTTGAACTGTGATCAGTCTTGCCCTGACTTTGTTTGTAAGCAGCATGTTGCCCTGAAGAAACTCTTCATCTACTGTTTTAACTGCGTGTGTTCTGTGCTCAGACAGAGCCGTGACTCACCTTCACAGAGTCTCTCCGAAGCCTGATCTTCCCGGCCTGAAACAGAGAAAGTGTGAGTGTCTGTGCACCGGTCTGCTCTACATGTGTGAGATCATCAGAACTTACAGGTTTCTCCTCTGAAGCGAGCTCTGGACTGTGTTCAGGCCAGTCCTCCACACACCTTTCCTGAAAATCATGTTTGAAGTATGTGTTACCATGTGAAGAAACATGAATCCACAGGAGGGTGTTTCTTACACTTCAGGAATTttgtttaccttttttattttttacttttttcctaCATGAAAGTCAAATTAAAAAGGATCCTGGAGACTTTTCATCATGCTTGCAGAAATGCCTCTTATTTACAGAAAGTATGCAAAATGTCTAAAACAATTATATGGTGATTATATTCCACGagcattatttcatatatatatatataaaagccacGCAGCTGGAGAAAGACAGGGCCTGACTGGAAACACACACCTGACCGATGAGAAGAACGTCCTCAAACACCTGCAGATCTCTCTCAGTCTCAGCCGGCGTCATCTGATCATAACAACACATCACTGAGCTAACATTTcacacacatttcacacacattacacacacattacacacacattacacacacattacacacacaacCTGGACTCGAACGGCTTAGATAACATGTGAAGCATCCCAGATTACATTTACTCTAGATTCAAACATGTGAAAAATTATTTGCAGTGATGTAAATAAATAGAAGGCACGTGGTTTCACCGAGGATTGTTAAAAATGGGTATTTACTGTCAGAAATGTTTGACCATGATTTGATGTGATTACTAAACAaaggtgtgtttttttcttttcttcaaaaGGCTGCTTTACCAACAACAGTGTCTGATTTGATTATTTAACCAAACTAACCAAAAGCACACAGCATGAGTTTTAAAAGCAGACCAAATGATTGAATTACATCATGAAAACAATCATCTTTCTGCTTTGGAATAATGTGCAATGAACGACTGTGCACAATAAGACCAGAAAAGTGTTAATACTCAaatcatattataaataaatacatgtgtttgtgtggattaaatatgattttataaatatatatgttttacttGCCCTTCATGTCCCCTGTATTTCTGTACTACAGCTTTAAGTTTATACCAAGTATAGCAATATCCAATAttcagaaaatgttaaaataaaaaatgtacatagtttttttttttttgtagaatgaAAAAATGAATGACAGAATGAACGCATCTTGATCCGATCTGAACTGCAGCAGAAGAATGAGTCGTGGCACAAAAGTGAATATTATCATCAAATACCATCAGCTAGAGTTCAGCTCTCTCTCACTGAAGGACGGTGCAGGAAATGACAGGCATGAAAGGGAAACTGAAGGAGCCTACAGTAcctgagagagagcaggaggctGGGGGAGGATCTTCGGGGCTTTACTGCGAGGAGCAGCTTTGGGCGGGAGCCTCCTGAACATCTACAGGAAGAAGACCAGATGTCACAGTTAGTTTAGGCTCTCATAAAGAGCCCAAGAAAAGCCCATTTCCTTTCTGTGTTCACTTATTTCCTGTTGGAACAGGAAGTCTGGGCTACTTATTTCTAGAAAGCATTTTATTGGACAAAAATTGACATGTATAGttagtcattttaaatattgtacatAACAAACAAGCACACAGTTACTTGGTTATTTAAAtaggtatttatttaatttaattttatactgtataatgttttttttttttttaagtataggtataaagtgttaatttattaataattattccgacacacacacacacacacgcacacacacaaaaaaaacacatcaataatattttatattggaAGACAGACTTCACATTTTAAATGAGTTTATGTGAGTTAGGATTATTATAGCGgactaaaactgtaaaataaaccctttttatttttttatttttggctaaaGTTGTCAttgctaaaaaacaaaataaataaatactacaaataagtacaatataactaaaactataatagctaaatacatataaaacgacttccaaatattaatacaattatagGGTCAATTAAGGATAATTTGGCATTTTTTCCCCAGCCAATAGCAAAAAGGTGTCCCAATTTACCTGAATTCACATTAACAGGATCgaagtgatactaaaataacacttacaATAATATgagtataaattataatttagttcattttctGCAGAATATATATGTTCAAATCTAACAAATACGGACTAGAATCGTTTGGTCCTCATTAGAAAGATGTTCTGGTCTTAATTGACAAAGATTTTCTCACCAGGTCTCCGTTTGAGACGTTTGTGAACGGTGTTGTCTCTTGAACGCCTCCATTTTGCAAAGCATCATGGGAAATGCCACTGTCTTGTTTTCCATCTTGACGGGTGAACAGTCGATCATACTGGCTCTTGTGTTTGGACTGAGCTTGATTCGGAGGGTCAAACAGAGGATCGGAGACGTTGGTTCCTGCGGTGGACGTCTTGAAAACATCTTCAGACGCTGGGCTTCTGTTAGAAAGGAACGGAGAGGTGGAGAGCGAAGGAGTCTGGAAGAAACCGTTCGTTTCAGAGGACGTTTCTTGGAAAGAGTTGACCGGATCGGATGGTGAAGCTGGGAAGGGCGTGGCTTGGGATTTCTTTTGTCTGGATAGGATGAATTCCAGGAGAGGATCCCTCCGATTGGACGAAGAGCAGGATtctgtgttctgattggctgagatgcTGTGTGTCACATCAGGGTCTGCTTTCTCTTTAAAAGGCTGGAAAATGTCTGTGTCTTCACCCCAAAGGTCTGATGTAGATGTGGTCTGAAACCCATTGTATGTACTGTCACGATAAAAATCAGCAGGAGGAAACAAAACCCAGTCTGGAGCTGGGAAGGGGTCGTCTAGAAACTCAGGCATCTGATGAATGCCATTACTTCTGGTTAAACTCTTTATGTCCGGCAACACATGGTTTTCTCTGATTGTGTTACTAGCATCTCGATGATCTCCATCCGCTGGACTCTGAGAATCAGAGAATCAAAGTATTTTATCGTATGCAAGAAAACAAATCCATCTAAAATCTCAGGAGTCAGTAAGATTctgtcttctgctcaccaaagctcatttatttaatcaaaaatccaataaaaacagtcaaatatttgtATAACTTAAAACTGTTGTTTTCtgagtgaatctgtgttaaagtgtaatgtatttctgtgatgctccgctgtattttcagcatcattcctccagtcttcagtgtcacatgatcttcagaaatcatgaaaatataatgatttactgctcaagacacatttctgattattatcaatgttgaccaCATATAAATGggctaaaatattaatattttagtgctggtgtgtgtgtcttCAACTAAAGaagtgaaaatgtttattttagctgtgtgtgaAATGGACTGGCTGGACTGGAGaagttaattattaaattattaataaaaataaataaataaatacatatatccatatatacatatacatatatacacagtcCAGATGAAGTTAATCAGAATCTCACCTCCATAATCAGACCTGAGACACCAAACAGCGAATCACCGTCCTGTGAAAAACACAGCACAATTTATAATATCCAGaacattaacaaacaaaaagGTACAATACTGAGAAAGATTGTATTGCACTTCAGCTAATTGCATCTTTGATTTTAATCACAGTACATATCTAgtttgtttctccacttcagcagtaGCCTACTTGCAAACATCAAAACTCAGTTTCTCAATAGAGTGAAAGCTCACAGTTTTTACTCTATTGAGCTGGTAATGTTATTGTGTCTCTCCTCTAAATGGTGCTTATCCTTTAATCACGAAGAGTTGCAAAAACAGTCATATTTCAGCAATGTTAGCATGACGACGCACAGAAAGGCACAATACGTGACGTCAGCTTCTGTGTATGTTTGTAGAAATAttgattttgtaaaataaaagcgCGCGGTTATGTTTTAAGCTCGCTGTTTAATTAATTCTGCCTGTTTGACgcatataataaaacaaacttacCATGTAGGCTGTGAGGTTTCCAGAGAGTCTTTCGGGAAACGTGTGGAAGAAGTGAACCTCTCGCCAAACTTGTTATTGAAGAAGACGAGCACGCGCAGCAGGTGAGTTTGAGTCTTGCTCGCGCCTCCTTCAGCTTTCACCTGAGCGAAACTATGTGGACCTACCTGTCCTGTCCAGGTCAGGTATGTCATATGTCACAGCCCTGTCAACCTAGAGACTCAGATGAACTCGGGCAGAACCGAAAACACGAGCGGACCGGATAAAGCAGTTCAGTTCCTACAATAATAACACGCGACGCGATGCGATCACTTTAGGATCGCGCGTGGATTTAAGACACCTTGCCTGATGATGTTTGCCCAGCATACAAATGAAGTATAATTAAGTATACTGTTCTTCTTCATTATCAGCATCATCGCCCTGATATCTGAGATCTCAGCTTCAGGAATAAACACGTTGCCAACCCAGATAGATCATCTTCTGAGGCTTTCTAAATGCATTCCTGAGCCACACATCTGAAAGTTATTCAATGCCATCTGATCTCAGCATTAATTCACTCGGAGTCCAGATCCGGTTATGGGTAAGAATTGGTGTCCAGTTGTccctgtttttgtattttaacctACATACTTCAGACACTTTCTCTGTGTAATCAGAAGAGGGCAGTTAACAAACACTTTCTACTGGAAAATCAACTGTAGATCAATGCTGATGTTATCATATTTAGCTGCAAGATCAGCGaaataaatcaacaacaacaacatgtatTGATTTGCAGATATTTTAATATTGAACACAACATTGTTTTTGTCATTCTACCTTGTTAAAAATTTTACTTATAAAGTAACCAAGATTGGTTTCCACAACCATAAAGGAATCATGcagttcatttatttttgtttccgtTTAATGTGAATCAAGTATTTCTTAAAGTGTATGTTTGTCAAGTTTACACTAAATGACATGAACAAAAGGAGAAAAtacaaatgaatgaaagaaatgtaTAAGCGAAAGACATCAAACCTACATTATACTACAGGGTTATTATGATAGTAATATTATAAGAGATTTAAACCTAGCAGTGTTGAAATGATTGCTCATTCTtcgtgtgtgtttctctgctgcTGGAAGATCTGTCCATCAGGCTGGACTCTCCACGTTACACTGGACCCAGAGATCTGCTGATCTGAGAGGATCTGATTCATCTGGAGAGCAGATTTCAGCTGTGATTAGTGAGCGAGATCAATCCACTGACAGTAAAGGTCCATCTCACCTGCTTCTCTAGGGCCTCCATCACTGCAGATTCATTCAGAGATCCAGCGGATGTCACTGCAAATCTCACAGTCTGTGTTTTCATCCGTTTCGCTTACagaaacacaaacatgcacatatttaaaagagaaaaaatgcAAGTACAACATCTGACTCTGTTTTTAATAATATCATTTGTTGTGTTATCATATACAATGACTAATCCGTTGATGGTTTATATTCTGGTCTGGTTCTTAAAGGACTGAAGCAGAACTGTAACTCACTGCAGAAGAAAGGTAAGGTATGCGAGCACACATCGTCCCCAATCAATCCAGTCTCATGGACAAACCCACACTTTTCATTGCCACTGGCATTATCCGGCTGTCCGTCGGCCCATTTCACAGACAGCCAGATCACTTTGCTCTGGTCCGACCACAGCCACAGGTTCTTGGACAAGCCGATCCAGGCCTCATACTTATCGTAGACGTATTTAAGCTGAAGTACCAGGGCGTTGTTATCGCTGGAATCACTGATGAAGGCCAGGTCTTTGTACCTGCTGCTGCAGTATCGCTGAGCATCACGCCAGCTCAGACTGTTATGGTTAAAATTAAATTTGCCTGCAATGCTATTTCCTGTAAAGATTTTGTGTTTTAGTCAGAATGGGAAAAAAATGCAGTTTGAATGCAACGCAACTCATTTTATAGAAAAGTATCCgccaaatgcatgaatgcaaaGATGTTTACAAATGCAAATCAGCAAAAAAATTACCTTACCTTGGTAgcaaaaaaaaggtttttgttcCTCACAAGATACAGCATGCCAGTCCCTGGTGTTTCTGATCAGGCCACACATCCTCTGAGTCCTGGAGGTGGTGTCTTCCCCGGACGCCCAGTTACTGTATGCTAGGTTTTGATCTTGGTAAGACCAGCGCCAATCAAACAGACCATCATACAGTCCCATCCAAGCCCTGCTTTGGAAATTCCCGGCGGCTGCCACCTCCTGTATCTTAGATCTGTCCTCATCGCTCTGAATCGTGGCCAGGTCCACGTGATACTGCTTGCAGTACGATCGGGCTTCGGTCCAAGTCTTCGCTTCTTGGATGAGAATGAAGTAGCACGAGGTCTTTGAGAAAAGGCCTGTCGACAGCACAGCATTCAAATAAACAGCggaagaaaaagagaaataaCGTCTAGTTTCATTTAGTTTCTAATCTGTAATTCTGCTGACAGTCAGTTTTGGATGAAAGCAACCTGATCTTAAATCAGACCAGATATCATGCGAGGTAAGAAAGAAACACCAGGGGAATTCAAAATCAACTTTTGTTGGGTTAACATTGCAAATCACATTATCCAATCTGGCACATTAATGACGCGTTTTTATATGTGAAGCAAACTCACCTAGTAAAACAAGTAAATGAAATGTTTTCGGGATCATCTCTATTGCTCACAGCTTTGTTCActgaaatacatacataaaaatattatcaTTGAATAATAGTAGTtttgaacaatattttttttttaggttggttggttggttggaatagaaaaaaaaaacataatctgTGTTTTATACTTAAACTCACAAGTGTAAAAGGATGAAAACTTTTCAGTGCACTAGAATGAAAAGTCTCAAATTAAACTGTTATGAAAAAAATGTGTTCCTGATATAAATGTTGGTTACCTTTGCTGGAAATCTGGTCCGGAGCAGAAGTTCAGTGTAGAGACAGCGAGACTGATTTccattctgactttgctgcaacagGAGGGTCTTTATTcaaatgcagagcatgaaaaTCACCGGTAA
The genomic region above belongs to Carassius carassius chromosome 3, fCarCar2.1, whole genome shotgun sequence and contains:
- the LOC132115617 gene encoding uncharacterized protein LOC132115617, translating into MDGDSLFGVSGLIMESPADGDHRDASNTIRENHVLPDIKSLTRSNGIHQMPEFLDDPFPAPDWVLFPPADFYRDSTYNGFQTTSTSDLWGEDTDIFQPFKEKADPDVTHSISANQNTESCSSSNRRDPLLEFILSRQKKSQATPFPASPSDPVNSFQETSSETNGFFQTPSLSTSPFLSNRSPASEDVFKTSTAGTNVSDPLFDPPNQAQSKHKSQYDRLFTRQDGKQDSGISHDALQNGGVQETTPFTNVSNGDLMFRRLPPKAAPRSKAPKILPQPPALSQMTPAETERDLQVFEDVLLIGQERCVEDWPEHSPELASEEKPVSSDDLTHVEQTGAQTLTLSLFQAGKIRLRRDSVKIPDASDGGADGTLKRNGKQTLGRKLRHSLLIRRSSKDITRDELKSSETNTSSLNPGSKLIDGTDEFFTPEEEEEQNEAAEHTPV
- the LOC132113465 gene encoding macrophage mannose receptor 1, with protein sequence MIPKTFHLLVLLGLFSKTSCYFILIQEAKTWTEARSYCKQYHVDLATIQSDEDRSKIQEVAAAGNFQSRAWMGLYDGLFDWRWSYQDQNLAYSNWASGEDTTSRTQRMCGLIRNTRDWHAVSCEEQKPFFCYQGNSIAGKFNFNHNSLSWRDAQRYCSSRYKDLAFISDSSDNNALVLQLKYVYDKYEAWIGLSKNLWLWSDQSKVIWLSVKWADGQPDNASGNEKCGFVHETGLIGDDVCSHTLPFFCTKRMKTQTVRFAVTSAGSLNESAVMEALEKQMNQILSDQQISGSSVTWRVQPDGQIFQQQRNTHEE